The Nitrospira sp. genome contains a region encoding:
- a CDS encoding LEA type 2 family protein yields MIRRLALSGLLAMFLLPGCATWLMKGEPPEVLVTNVTPLEANAFEQRLQVDLRIRNPNDFELAVTGIDFRLDVNGNRLVRGLGNKELIVPRLSDAVTSVETSTSTLQVVRQLLSFSGDQALTYHVTGVLHTKDGRLPFDNSGVLLDKGALAGSPAAP; encoded by the coding sequence ATGATCAGACGACTTGCACTGAGCGGCCTCTTGGCGATGTTCCTGCTTCCCGGGTGCGCGACCTGGCTGATGAAGGGCGAGCCCCCGGAGGTCTTGGTGACGAATGTCACGCCGTTGGAGGCCAACGCCTTCGAGCAGCGTTTGCAGGTCGACCTTCGCATTCGAAATCCCAATGATTTCGAACTGGCCGTGACCGGGATCGACTTTCGTCTCGATGTGAATGGAAATCGACTGGTGCGGGGATTGGGCAATAAGGAATTGATCGTGCCGCGTCTCAGCGATGCCGTGACCTCTGTCGAAACCAGCACGTCTACACTACAGGTCGTGCGGCAGCTCCTGTCGTTTTCCGGCGATCAAGCACTGACCTATCATGTGACGGGGGTGTTGCACACCAAGGATGGCCGACTCCCATTCGACAACTCCGGCGTGCTCCTGGACAAGGGTGCCCTGGCCGGTTCTCCCGCGGCTCCCTGA
- the msrA gene encoding peptide-methionine (S)-S-oxide reductase MsrA → MNLVACKRICARLILSLVLAGTVVSSGYAADQSGVKAYFAGGCFWCMEEVFEKVPGVISATSGYMGGRVENPTYEQVSGGGTGHAESVEVVYDPAKVTYQALLEAFWHNVDPVTANAQFCDHGSQYRAVIFYQGEEQQRAAEESKRAIAQSPRLSQPVVTELTPASQFYPAEEYHQDFYKKNPVRYKFYKFTCGRAQRLEEVWGAP, encoded by the coding sequence ATGAATCTCGTCGCATGCAAGAGAATCTGTGCCCGACTCATCCTGTCCTTGGTGTTGGCCGGGACTGTGGTCTCCAGCGGGTACGCAGCCGACCAGTCCGGGGTGAAAGCGTATTTTGCTGGTGGCTGCTTCTGGTGCATGGAGGAAGTGTTTGAGAAGGTTCCGGGCGTCATCTCGGCGACGAGCGGATATATGGGCGGGCGGGTGGAGAACCCGACGTATGAGCAAGTGTCTGGGGGAGGGACCGGCCATGCCGAGTCGGTGGAAGTGGTGTATGACCCGGCAAAGGTTACGTACCAGGCCTTGCTGGAGGCCTTTTGGCACAACGTGGACCCGGTGACCGCCAATGCGCAGTTCTGCGACCACGGCAGCCAATACCGCGCCGTGATTTTCTACCAAGGCGAGGAACAACAGCGTGCGGCCGAGGAATCGAAGCGTGCGATCGCACAATCGCCGCGGCTGTCTCAGCCAGTCGTGACAGAACTCACGCCGGCATCGCAGTTTTATCCGGCGGAAGAGTATCACCAGGATTTCTACAAGAAAAATCCTGTCCGGTACAAATTTTACAAGTTCACCTGCGGGCGCGCGCAACGGTTGGAAGAAGTCTGGGGGGCTCCATGA
- a CDS encoding CoA-binding protein: protein MENIPSRETLRRLLVDCRRIAVVGLSSNPARPSYRVAAYMQQQGKEVIPVNPREADVLGQPAYPSLSAVPGTVDLVTIFRRSEEAGAIVDEAIHLNAKAVWLQEGVIDHAAALRASEAGLEVVMDRCWLKEHGRFPSFS, encoded by the coding sequence ATGGAGAACATCCCGTCGCGAGAAACGCTCAGGCGGTTGTTGGTGGATTGCCGCCGCATCGCCGTGGTGGGGTTGTCGTCGAATCCGGCCAGGCCGTCTTATCGAGTCGCTGCCTATATGCAGCAGCAGGGAAAAGAGGTCATCCCCGTCAATCCCCGTGAAGCGGACGTGTTGGGGCAACCGGCCTATCCTTCATTGTCGGCAGTGCCAGGCACCGTGGATCTGGTGACGATCTTTCGGCGATCAGAAGAGGCTGGAGCGATCGTAGACGAAGCCATTCATCTCAACGCCAAGGCCGTCTGGCTTCAAGAAGGCGTCATTGATCACGCGGCGGCCCTGCGCGCCAGCGAGGCTGGATTAGAGGTCGTGATGGACCGTTGCTGGCTCAAAGAGCATGGTCGGTTTCCCTCATTTTCTTGA
- a CDS encoding lytic transglycosylase domain-containing protein, protein MQQPDWNARWSRAARALVPLAVAAILIAAMPPASRLAVDPAMKDYSRHPASVPIASLIATYADQYALDPALLQAIIKVESNFNSDAVSSKGAIGLMQLMPLTAAAFHVLDPFDPNDNIRAGAALLRGLLDRFGGDLSLALAAYHVGEARVRQAVGVPALPATQIYVDRVLGYYDRFRTSTRQPLPRSLLRRRSATAVANHSHSAE, encoded by the coding sequence ATGCAACAGCCTGACTGGAATGCGCGTTGGAGTCGAGCCGCGCGCGCGCTCGTGCCCCTGGCCGTGGCCGCCATTCTGATCGCGGCGATGCCTCCGGCCAGCCGACTCGCCGTCGATCCCGCGATGAAGGATTACAGCCGGCACCCGGCCTCCGTACCGATCGCCTCCCTCATTGCTACCTACGCCGACCAATATGCGCTCGATCCGGCGCTGCTGCAGGCCATCATCAAAGTCGAATCGAATTTTAACTCCGACGCCGTCTCCTCAAAAGGGGCGATTGGGTTGATGCAGCTCATGCCACTAACCGCCGCGGCGTTCCATGTGTTGGATCCGTTTGATCCCAACGATAATATTCGTGCCGGTGCCGCGCTGCTCCGGGGCCTGCTCGATCGGTTTGGAGGTGATCTGTCGCTGGCACTGGCGGCCTACCATGTTGGAGAAGCCCGTGTGCGGCAGGCCGTCGGTGTCCCGGCCCTGCCTGCCACACAGATCTATGTCGACCGGGTGCTGGGGTACTACGATCGGTTCCGGACAAGTACGAGGCAGCCGCTCCCCCGCTCCCTCCTCCGTCGCCGCTCGGCCACAGCCGTGGCGAATCATTCTCATTCGGCTGAATGA
- a CDS encoding pyridoxal phosphate-dependent aminotransferase, which yields MKKSDRTARLAQSDIRAMTLACAKVNGINMSQGVCDTPVPPVVVQAAQQAMAHGHNTYARFDGIAELREAIAAKLSAYNHITADPDTQITVSAGATGSFQATCMALLNPGDEVILFEPFYAYHVQAILAVEAVPRYVTMRPPTWSVDLAGLEQAITAKTKAIVVNSPGNPSGKVFTRRELEQIADIVRRHDVLVITDEIYEYFVFDGREHVSMASLPGMADRTITIGGYSKTFSITGWRIGYSVAEPSWAKAIGAMSDVLYVCAPTPLQHGVAAGIRALAPSFYRELAAEHQQKRDRFCGALAKAGLPPAVPQGAYYVLADVSRVPGTTSRERALYLLDKTGVAGVPGEAFFEGPEGSRFMRFCMAKTDSDLENASRAIEQFSR from the coding sequence ATGAAGAAAAGTGATCGGACCGCTCGGTTGGCACAGTCGGATATTCGCGCGATGACCCTGGCCTGCGCGAAGGTCAACGGGATCAATATGTCTCAGGGGGTCTGTGATACGCCCGTGCCGCCGGTGGTCGTGCAGGCTGCGCAGCAGGCGATGGCTCACGGCCACAATACCTATGCTCGGTTTGACGGTATTGCGGAGTTACGGGAGGCGATCGCCGCCAAATTGTCCGCCTACAATCACATCACCGCCGACCCTGACACCCAGATCACGGTGAGTGCCGGCGCGACGGGATCATTCCAAGCCACCTGCATGGCGCTCCTCAATCCCGGCGACGAAGTGATCCTCTTCGAGCCGTTCTATGCCTACCATGTGCAGGCGATCTTGGCCGTGGAGGCTGTGCCTCGCTACGTCACCATGCGACCGCCGACATGGTCGGTGGACCTTGCGGGTCTCGAACAGGCGATCACGGCCAAAACCAAAGCGATCGTTGTGAACAGCCCGGGAAACCCGTCGGGTAAGGTTTTTACGCGCCGAGAGTTGGAGCAGATCGCCGACATCGTCCGTCGGCACGATGTCCTCGTGATTACGGACGAGATTTATGAGTATTTCGTGTTCGATGGACGGGAGCATGTCAGCATGGCTTCCTTGCCGGGCATGGCCGATCGAACCATCACCATCGGCGGGTACTCCAAAACCTTCAGCATCACCGGGTGGCGTATCGGCTACAGCGTCGCGGAGCCCTCGTGGGCGAAGGCCATCGGTGCGATGAGCGATGTGTTGTATGTCTGTGCGCCGACCCCGCTGCAGCACGGCGTGGCGGCCGGCATTCGCGCGCTTGCCCCCTCGTTTTATCGAGAGCTCGCAGCGGAGCATCAACAGAAGCGAGATCGATTCTGCGGTGCCCTGGCGAAAGCCGGGCTTCCACCTGCTGTGCCGCAGGGGGCCTACTACGTGTTGGCGGATGTCTCTCGCGTGCCGGGAACGACCAGCCGCGAACGTGCGCTCTATCTGCTGGACAAGACCGGGGTGGCAGGTGTGCCGGGCGAGGCGTTTTTTGAAGGGCCGGAAGGCAGTCGCTTTATGCGGTTCTGCATGGCGAAGACCGACAGCGATCTGGAGAACGCCAGCCGGGCGATCGAGCAATTCTCGAGATAA
- a CDS encoding glycosyltransferase family 2 protein, with the protein MWIETLISVSEWLFLLYFLGLTAGYLMLDVIAIVHLRQYLQERVLESLPQSYTGFEPQISILVPAYNEAATIAGSIRSLLQLSYSEYEIVVINDGSKDATIDVLRREFELFPFPEACNTQLPTAEIRAIYHSSVHTNLRVIDKENGGKADSLNAGINLSLYPLFCCIDADSILQPDSLRRAVQPFLDDHRTVASGGTVRIANGCRVEDGFLTKIGLPTNMLALFQIVEYLRAFLFGRLGWSPMNAMLIISGAFGIFRKEVVVTVGGYRSDTIGEDMELVVRLHRHLRLSGKPYRITFVPDSVCWTEAPEDLRTLKNQRIRWQRGLCESLMKNLDLMFHPKGGTIGWVAFPFMAVFEWIGPAIEVFGYCFLMLGFVLGLVSVQAWLILLIAAMGLGVLLSVSALLLEEMSFHVYPAQRDVVKLLFAAVVENFGFRQLNSVWKLIGLYRWVRGKKATWGAMTRTASWQAR; encoded by the coding sequence ATGTGGATAGAGACCCTCATTTCGGTGTCCGAATGGCTGTTCCTGCTCTACTTTCTCGGCCTGACCGCCGGATACTTGATGCTGGACGTCATCGCCATCGTGCACCTACGGCAATATCTGCAAGAGCGGGTGCTGGAAAGCCTGCCGCAGAGTTATACGGGATTTGAACCGCAGATCAGCATTCTAGTCCCGGCCTACAATGAGGCTGCGACGATTGCCGGTTCCATCCGGTCGCTCCTCCAGCTCAGTTATTCCGAATATGAAATCGTCGTGATCAACGACGGATCGAAGGACGCCACGATCGATGTGCTTCGCAGAGAGTTCGAACTCTTTCCATTTCCGGAGGCCTGCAATACGCAACTGCCCACTGCGGAGATCCGCGCCATTTACCATTCGTCTGTGCATACCAACCTGCGCGTCATCGACAAGGAAAACGGGGGCAAAGCCGATTCCCTGAACGCCGGGATCAACCTGTCGCTGTATCCCCTGTTCTGCTGCATCGATGCGGACTCGATCCTCCAGCCAGACAGCCTGCGTCGAGCCGTGCAGCCGTTTCTGGACGATCACCGCACGGTCGCCAGCGGTGGCACCGTTCGCATCGCCAATGGCTGTCGCGTCGAGGATGGATTTCTGACGAAGATCGGACTTCCAACGAATATGCTGGCCCTGTTTCAAATCGTCGAATATCTCCGCGCATTCCTGTTTGGCCGCCTGGGCTGGTCGCCGATGAACGCCATGCTCATCATTTCCGGCGCATTCGGCATTTTTCGGAAAGAAGTGGTCGTCACCGTGGGCGGCTATCGATCGGACACGATCGGCGAGGACATGGAGCTCGTCGTCCGGCTGCACCGGCATCTCCGGCTGAGCGGGAAACCCTACCGGATCACCTTCGTCCCCGATTCGGTCTGCTGGACCGAAGCCCCTGAAGACTTACGGACGCTCAAGAATCAGCGCATCCGCTGGCAACGTGGTCTCTGTGAAAGCCTGATGAAAAATCTGGATCTCATGTTCCATCCCAAAGGCGGGACGATCGGCTGGGTGGCATTTCCGTTTATGGCCGTCTTCGAGTGGATCGGGCCGGCGATCGAAGTCTTCGGGTACTGCTTCCTGATGCTGGGGTTTGTCCTGGGACTGGTTTCCGTGCAAGCCTGGCTGATCCTGCTGATTGCGGCCATGGGTCTTGGCGTACTGCTCTCGGTGAGCGCCTTGCTGCTGGAAGAAATGTCGTTCCACGTCTACCCGGCTCAGCGCGATGTCGTCAAACTGCTGTTTGCCGCCGTCGTGGAAAACTTCGGATTCCGCCAGTTGAACTCGGTGTGGAAATTGATCGGTCTGTATCGTTGGGTGCGCGGGAAAAAGGCCACGTGGGGGGCGATGACCAGAACCGCCTCCTGGCAGGCGCGATAG
- a CDS encoding tetratricopeptide repeat protein, whose amino-acid sequence MNDPLNWMNRRASAAALLAWSLLAAGLFSTPATMIAAMAPDPSPRQVLQQAKALEDEQRYDEAIAAYRQYLLAKPDHDDVRSTVAKLLSWQGQRDEAITLYREILTRQPLDHDTHVGLARVLSWNKQFDEARDEYERVLHDEPANAEALVGMGDVLLWSGHREQAIPYYERALAATGDAEIAARLRAVNAEIASLAAPLDSSTARKTDAEPTDGGQALERGRRLEMMRQQEDALAVYREGLTQFPGNDELRAALARLRSWQGAHAEAVELYRDVLSRHPEDHDIRVALAQVLSWQQQFDEAGQLYRQALQAEPAHVEARRGLAEIAHWRGDRSDALARYEALLADTHDPDIEEKLKAIRAEVQVVSADAAEQAAPVPSAREQESRAVASAMEQATTFEVAKQYHEAELVYRKALGHYPDNDEIRSALARVLSWQGSHQEATTLYRDVLARHPEDQDIRVALAQVLSWQKQFEEAGRLYREVVQAEPAHIEARRGLAEVAHWRGDRSQALQQYETLLAETHDPEIAQRIDAVKSELLVSPRAAVGQGLTGLRLPYRDYAKIGYGHYSYTKNQPDERDLLFEVAKSLGNQTLVLRVEPINRFGFHDTPISAELYSPLWQRAWGYVAAQGTVNPNFSPNYSFVGEVAQGLGGLHASLAPVELSFGYRRLNYKQDDIDLLMPGLTIFLPFNLWLTEKVYFIPNTGAVTLASQLTWRPAERLQFFASGSFGTSGERIVAQQDFTRVGSRTIQGGVTFPINERFSAEASGYYEDRGFLYVRRGGNFNLIYHW is encoded by the coding sequence ATGAACGATCCCCTCAACTGGATGAATCGACGAGCGTCCGCAGCCGCGCTGCTGGCGTGGAGTCTGCTTGCTGCGGGCTTGTTCTCTACGCCTGCCACGATGATTGCCGCCATGGCGCCGGACCCCTCGCCGCGTCAGGTTCTGCAACAGGCCAAAGCGTTGGAGGACGAGCAACGGTATGACGAGGCCATCGCCGCTTACCGGCAATACCTTCTGGCCAAACCAGATCACGACGATGTGCGTTCCACGGTGGCGAAACTGCTTTCCTGGCAGGGACAGCGGGATGAGGCCATCACGCTCTATCGCGAGATTCTGACCCGCCAGCCCCTCGACCATGACACCCATGTCGGTCTTGCCCGGGTCTTGTCCTGGAACAAACAGTTCGACGAGGCACGGGATGAATACGAGCGGGTGCTTCATGACGAGCCGGCCAATGCCGAAGCCCTGGTGGGCATGGGAGATGTGTTGCTGTGGAGCGGCCATCGTGAACAGGCGATTCCCTACTATGAACGAGCGTTGGCGGCTACCGGTGACGCCGAGATTGCGGCACGGCTGCGTGCCGTCAACGCCGAGATCGCTTCCCTTGCCGCCCCCCTCGATTCATCGACTGCCCGCAAGACCGATGCTGAGCCGACAGATGGCGGCCAGGCATTGGAGCGAGGCCGACGTTTGGAAATGATGCGGCAGCAGGAGGACGCGCTGGCCGTGTATCGGGAGGGACTGACACAGTTTCCGGGAAATGATGAGCTGCGAGCCGCCTTGGCACGACTGCGTTCCTGGCAAGGGGCGCATGCCGAAGCGGTGGAGTTGTACCGGGATGTGTTGAGTCGCCATCCGGAGGATCACGACATACGCGTGGCGCTGGCGCAGGTGCTCTCGTGGCAGCAACAGTTCGACGAGGCCGGCCAATTGTACCGACAGGCCTTACAGGCCGAACCGGCGCATGTCGAGGCGCGCCGTGGACTGGCTGAGATCGCGCATTGGCGGGGTGATCGTTCGGACGCACTGGCGCGATATGAGGCACTCCTGGCCGACACGCACGATCCGGACATCGAGGAGAAGCTGAAAGCCATTCGGGCTGAAGTACAGGTCGTATCGGCCGACGCAGCCGAGCAGGCTGCCCCGGTTCCGTCAGCACGAGAGCAGGAGTCGCGAGCCGTAGCGAGTGCCATGGAACAGGCCACCACATTCGAGGTGGCCAAACAGTATCATGAGGCCGAACTGGTCTACCGCAAGGCGTTGGGGCACTATCCGGACAACGACGAGATCCGGAGTGCATTGGCGCGTGTGTTGTCATGGCAAGGCTCGCACCAGGAGGCCACGACACTCTATCGAGACGTGCTGGCGCGTCATCCGGAGGATCAGGATATTCGCGTGGCGCTGGCACAGGTGCTCTCGTGGCAGAAACAGTTCGAGGAGGCGGGACGATTGTATCGGGAGGTCGTGCAGGCCGAGCCGGCGCACATCGAGGCGCGCCGTGGATTGGCTGAGGTTGCGCATTGGCGGGGTGATCGTTCGCAGGCGTTGCAACAATATGAAACCCTTCTTGCCGAAACCCATGATCCGGAGATTGCGCAGCGCATCGATGCAGTAAAGTCAGAGTTGCTGGTCTCGCCGCGGGCTGCGGTGGGGCAGGGACTCACCGGACTGCGGCTTCCGTACCGGGACTACGCCAAGATCGGCTACGGTCACTATTCCTACACGAAAAATCAACCGGATGAGCGCGATCTGCTGTTCGAAGTCGCCAAGTCGTTGGGCAATCAAACGCTGGTCTTAAGAGTCGAACCGATCAATCGATTCGGCTTCCACGACACGCCGATCTCAGCGGAGCTCTATAGTCCCCTGTGGCAGCGAGCCTGGGGATATGTGGCAGCGCAAGGTACGGTGAATCCGAATTTTTCGCCCAACTACTCCTTTGTCGGAGAGGTGGCACAAGGCCTGGGCGGGTTGCATGCCTCGCTTGCACCCGTCGAGCTATCTTTCGGGTACCGGCGGTTGAATTATAAACAGGACGACATCGATCTGCTGATGCCGGGGCTGACAATCTTTCTTCCCTTCAATCTGTGGCTGACGGAAAAGGTGTACTTCATTCCGAATACGGGGGCCGTCACACTGGCCTCTCAGCTCACCTGGCGTCCGGCCGAGCGGCTGCAGTTCTTTGCCTCCGGCTCGTTTGGCACGTCAGGCGAACGCATCGTGGCCCAGCAAGACTTCACGCGCGTGGGGAGCCGCACGATTCAGGGCGGCGTCACATTCCCGATCAATGAACGATTCTCCGCCGAAGCCTCCGGATACTACGAAGACCGGGGGTTCCTCTATGTGCGGCGGGGCGGCAATTTTAACCTCATCTACCATTGGTAA